The Euphorbia lathyris chromosome 2, ddEupLath1.1, whole genome shotgun sequence genome includes a window with the following:
- the LOC136219179 gene encoding uncharacterized protein, with translation MASLPMSFVPPVRVYYAAAKGSSASGGSIKEEKGLLDFVLGKLTKQDQFYETDPILQRSDDKTPTPTGTGTGTSSGRKNSVSVPQKKKNGGGGSVFGGLFAKK, from the coding sequence atggcTTCTCTTCCGATGAGCTTTGTTCCTCCGGTGAGAGTTTACTACGCAGCAGCAAAGGGATCATCAGCTAGTGGTGGAAGTATTAAAGAAGAAAAGGGACTTCTTGATTTTGTTCTTGGCAAGTTGACTAAGCAAGATCAATTCTATGAGACTGATCCTATCCTCCAGAGATCAGATGACAAAACTCCTACTCCTACCGGCACCGGCACAGGCACCTCCAGTGGCCGTAAGAACTCTGTATCTGTcccacagaagaagaagaatggaggcGGCGGCAGTGTCTTCGGTGGCCTTTTCGCCAAGAAATGA